The Ovis canadensis isolate MfBH-ARS-UI-01 breed Bighorn chromosome 13, ARS-UI_OviCan_v2, whole genome shotgun sequence genome includes a region encoding these proteins:
- the LOC138417866 gene encoding calmodulin-like gives MAEKLSEEQVAEFKEAFDKFDKDKDGTISVQELGTVMQEVGLKPSEAELKVLIARLDTDNNGIISFQEFLEAMAAGLQTSDTEEDLREIFRAFDQDNDGYISVDELRQATAQLGEKLSQDELDAMIREADVDQDGRVNYEEFVRILTHN, from the coding sequence ATGGCAGAAAAGCTGTCTGAAGAGCAGGTGGCGGAGTTCAAGGAGGCCTTCGACAAGTTCGACAAGGACAAGGATGGCACCATCAGTGTGCAGGAGCTGGGCACCGTGATGCAGGAGGTGGGCCTGAAGCCATCAGAGGCTGAGCTGAAGGTGCTCATCGCCCGGCTGGACACGGACAACAACGGTATCATCAGCTTCCAGGAGTTCCTGGAGGCCATGGCCGCAGGGCTTCAGACCTCAGACACAGAGGAGGACCTGAGGGAAATCTTCCGTGCCTTCGACCAGGACAACGATGGCTACATCAGCGTGGACGAGCTCAGGCAGGCCACAGCCCAGCTGGGGGAGAAGCTGTCTCAGGAcgagctggatgccatgatccggGAGGCAGACGTGGACCAAGATGGCCGGGTGAACTATGAGGAGTTTGTGCGCATCCTCACCCATAACTga